In a single window of the Rhodococcus qingshengii JCM 15477 genome:
- a CDS encoding CaiB/BaiF CoA transferase family protein, with amino-acid sequence MTKPLAGCRVLELAGIGPGPFAGMFLADLGAEVVRVDRPGGSGFFAGSEHVDIMNRGKQSLLLDLKKPEAVDVLLRMVEHADVLIEGYRPGVAEKLGVGPEACLARNPKLVYGRITGWGQDGPLAQSAGHDIDYIALTGALHAIGPADGAPQIPLNLLGDFGGGGAYLVIGVLAALIDAKATGTGQVVDAAIVDGVSHLLSSTHMMIAAGAWADRRQSNMLDGGTPYYSIYETADGRHMAVGALEPKFYAELLSGLGLDEPAHRQHDQSRWPGLRRSIAATFKTRTQSEWTDHFANTDACVAPIATLTGAAENSHVRARGSLVEVGGVLQSAPAPRFSKEQSTVNWPPPMPGEHSREVLTRWGATHIDDLIARGVAIEALEVTAP; translated from the coding sequence ATGACAAAACCACTCGCAGGATGCCGGGTCCTCGAACTTGCGGGGATCGGTCCAGGACCTTTTGCCGGAATGTTCCTGGCGGATCTCGGCGCCGAGGTTGTGCGGGTGGACCGCCCCGGCGGTAGCGGGTTTTTCGCCGGTTCGGAACACGTCGACATCATGAACCGCGGGAAGCAGTCACTGCTACTGGATCTCAAGAAGCCCGAAGCGGTAGACGTACTTCTCCGCATGGTGGAGCACGCGGACGTGCTGATCGAGGGATACCGACCCGGCGTAGCCGAAAAGCTGGGGGTCGGTCCCGAAGCCTGCCTGGCCCGCAACCCCAAGCTCGTCTACGGCCGGATCACCGGCTGGGGCCAAGACGGCCCGCTCGCCCAATCAGCCGGCCACGACATCGACTACATCGCACTCACCGGCGCATTGCACGCCATCGGCCCCGCGGACGGAGCCCCACAAATCCCGCTGAACCTTCTCGGCGACTTCGGCGGTGGCGGTGCCTATCTCGTGATCGGCGTGCTCGCAGCACTCATCGACGCCAAGGCGACCGGCACCGGCCAAGTGGTGGACGCCGCAATCGTCGACGGCGTCAGCCACCTACTGTCCTCGACGCACATGATGATCGCTGCCGGAGCCTGGGCGGACCGCCGCCAGAGCAACATGCTCGACGGCGGCACTCCCTACTACTCGATCTACGAGACTGCTGACGGCCGTCATATGGCCGTGGGCGCCCTCGAGCCCAAGTTCTATGCCGAACTTCTCTCCGGCCTCGGGCTGGACGAGCCGGCGCACCGGCAGCACGACCAGAGCCGCTGGCCGGGGCTTCGCAGAAGTATCGCTGCTACGTTCAAAACCCGCACGCAATCAGAGTGGACGGATCACTTCGCGAACACTGACGCCTGCGTGGCACCCATCGCGACTCTGACGGGCGCTGCCGAAAATTCTCACGTTCGCGCCCGCGGTTCCCTCGTCGAGGTCGGCGGCGTGCTGCAGTCCGCACCGGCGCCGCGATTCTCCAAGGAGCAGTCGACGGTGAACTGGCCGCCTCCCATGCCCGGTGAGCACTCCCGAGAAGTTCTTACCCGTTGGGGCGCAACCCATATTGACGATCTCATCGCCCGCGGAGTTGCCATCGAAGCGCTCGAGGTGACAGCCCCATGA
- a CDS encoding TetR/AcrR family transcriptional regulator: MNVRETRANKPSTSGSKSEATQERLLFAAAKVLSRRGISETRLTDIAEMADLRAPAVYYYFASRHDLISEVMSVGQTRLREHVAAALDSLPAQTSPMDRICAAVAAHLEVELELSDFATAVTRNTGQLPDGIRERLREDSHAYSTLWRELMDAAAVAGQIRADLDLRTARKLVIGALNWAPEWWRGSDGSLADLVATTQSLVRHGLSPVAT; the protein is encoded by the coding sequence GTGAACGTTCGCGAAACGAGGGCGAACAAGCCGTCCACCTCCGGCAGCAAGTCCGAAGCGACACAGGAGCGCCTTCTGTTCGCGGCCGCAAAAGTACTCTCGCGCAGGGGCATTTCCGAGACTCGCCTCACCGACATCGCCGAGATGGCAGACCTGCGCGCACCTGCCGTCTACTACTATTTTGCGTCCCGGCACGATTTGATTTCCGAAGTCATGTCGGTCGGCCAGACCCGTCTGCGTGAGCACGTCGCCGCCGCCCTCGACTCCCTACCCGCACAGACTAGCCCGATGGACCGAATCTGCGCCGCAGTTGCGGCGCACCTCGAAGTCGAGCTCGAACTATCCGACTTCGCGACAGCAGTCACCCGCAACACCGGCCAGCTGCCCGACGGCATCCGCGAGCGACTGCGCGAAGATTCGCATGCCTACTCCACCTTGTGGCGCGAACTGATGGATGCAGCCGCCGTGGCGGGGCAGATCAGGGCAGATCTCGATCTCAGAACTGCCCGCAAGTTGGTGATCGGCGCGCTCAATTGGGCCCCTGAGTGGTGGCGAGGATCGGACGGTTCCCTGGCCGACCTCGTGGCAACCACACAGAGCCTGGTCCGGCACGGACTGAGCCCCGTCGCCACTTAG
- a CDS encoding SDR family NAD(P)-dependent oxidoreductase: MDLGLKNARVLVTGGGSNVGRGIVHGFAREGARVAICDIDGDQAEKVRIEALELGAAEAIVLAEDLTKEGGAERSVGALLEKWGGIDALVNNAGFSEAEFFAKDTDRARWQKTIEINLYTAIACTQAALGPMREAQAGSIVFISSDAAFGEIRQGIYGATKAGLISMARTVAKEHGRHGIRSNVVCPGLVLPESPDAVGASSLWAGGADTVFNAGQIENLEKGIPLRRLTTAHDVADAVVFFCSAGAARQITGQVLSVSGGYSMP, translated from the coding sequence ATGGACCTAGGTCTGAAGAATGCACGGGTGCTGGTCACCGGAGGCGGATCGAACGTGGGCCGCGGTATCGTGCACGGCTTCGCCCGCGAGGGCGCCCGAGTAGCAATCTGTGACATCGACGGAGATCAGGCCGAGAAGGTGCGCATCGAGGCCCTCGAACTCGGCGCCGCCGAAGCCATCGTGCTTGCCGAAGACCTCACCAAGGAAGGCGGCGCGGAACGATCGGTGGGCGCACTCCTGGAAAAGTGGGGCGGCATAGACGCATTGGTGAACAACGCCGGATTCAGCGAGGCCGAATTTTTTGCCAAGGACACCGACCGAGCGCGCTGGCAGAAGACCATCGAGATCAACCTCTACACCGCGATCGCCTGCACCCAGGCCGCACTCGGCCCCATGCGAGAGGCCCAAGCCGGCTCCATCGTCTTCATTTCCTCCGACGCGGCCTTCGGCGAAATCCGGCAAGGCATCTACGGAGCGACCAAAGCCGGACTGATTTCCATGGCTCGCACCGTAGCGAAAGAGCATGGACGCCACGGCATTCGCTCCAATGTCGTGTGCCCGGGACTGGTACTCCCCGAGAGCCCGGACGCCGTGGGCGCAAGCAGTCTGTGGGCGGGCGGCGCAGACACGGTGTTCAACGCCGGCCAGATCGAAAACCTCGAAAAAGGCATCCCCCTTCGCCGACTCACCACCGCCCACGACGTCGCTGACGCCGTCGTCTTCTTCTGCTCCGCAGGTGCTGCCCGCCAGATCACCGGCCAGGTCTTGTCTGTCAGCGGCGGGTATTCAATGCCGTGA
- the fabG gene encoding 3-oxoacyl-ACP reductase FabG — protein MRAGLVEGKSAAITGAAQGIGLEIARLLHEEGAKVMILDVNEDQAASAAASLGEGAVGRGCDVTDEDSVRDAVEATVAEFGCLDIFVNNAGITRDSSLGKMTLADFEAVLNVHLKGSWLGVRAASAVMREAGSGSIINMSSLSGKSGNFGQSNYSSAKAGIVGLTKSAAKELAHKGVRVNAVQPGLIRTPMTEAMPPDIFAAREADIPMKRAGEPREVAGAVLFLASEHSSYMTGAVLEVGGGRLM, from the coding sequence GTGAGGGCAGGATTGGTAGAGGGAAAGAGTGCGGCCATTACGGGCGCTGCTCAGGGAATTGGACTGGAAATCGCACGCCTCCTACATGAAGAGGGCGCAAAGGTGATGATCCTCGACGTCAATGAGGATCAGGCTGCGTCGGCTGCCGCGTCGTTGGGTGAGGGCGCCGTGGGCCGGGGTTGCGACGTCACCGACGAGGACTCCGTGCGTGATGCAGTGGAAGCGACTGTCGCAGAGTTCGGTTGCCTGGACATATTCGTCAACAACGCCGGCATCACCCGAGACTCGTCGCTGGGCAAGATGACGCTGGCCGACTTCGAAGCGGTCCTCAACGTGCATCTCAAGGGCAGTTGGCTCGGTGTGCGAGCAGCATCGGCCGTGATGCGCGAAGCCGGTAGCGGATCCATCATCAACATGTCGTCTCTGTCGGGGAAGTCCGGCAACTTCGGCCAGTCCAACTACAGCTCCGCAAAAGCCGGCATTGTCGGTCTGACGAAGTCTGCCGCGAAGGAACTGGCGCACAAAGGTGTTCGAGTCAATGCCGTGCAGCCGGGCCTGATTCGCACCCCGATGACCGAGGCCATGCCGCCCGATATCTTCGCTGCTCGTGAGGCGGATATTCCCATGAAGCGGGCCGGCGAACCCCGTGAGGTGGCGGGGGCAGTGCTGTTCCTGGCGTCGGAGCATTCGAGTTACATGACCGGTGCCGTGCTCGAAGTCGGCGGCGGGCGGCTGATGTGA
- a CDS encoding enoyl-CoA hydratase/isomerase family protein translates to MTAADVKRTESVVEAVVDGAIGRITLNRPEAMNAITVALGEQLETALRTLAPQVRVIVLRGASGNFSVGGDFHELQQLREQGRDAMSELFGNFGRACSAIAELDVPVIAAVEGYAMAGGFELMQSADIALVHAKAKLADTHSNHGMVPGGGSTQRLPRLVGRQRALAHILTGDRLSADQAVAWGLAYRALPADTFDADVDAFAEALAAKDPVALGRSKRLVYAGLRLPLADGLSLEHRTVLDHLSEDSSGTGIDEFTNKDQRRSTP, encoded by the coding sequence GTGACTGCCGCGGATGTGAAGCGTACCGAGTCCGTCGTCGAGGCCGTTGTGGACGGGGCCATCGGCCGCATCACGCTCAACAGGCCCGAGGCGATGAACGCGATCACCGTCGCACTCGGTGAGCAGTTGGAGACGGCGCTTCGGACGTTGGCGCCGCAGGTACGCGTGATAGTTCTGCGCGGCGCCAGCGGCAACTTCTCTGTGGGCGGGGATTTCCACGAGCTGCAGCAATTGCGCGAGCAAGGCCGTGATGCGATGTCAGAGCTGTTCGGTAACTTCGGCCGGGCGTGCTCGGCGATCGCCGAGCTGGATGTGCCCGTGATCGCGGCAGTCGAGGGTTACGCCATGGCCGGCGGTTTCGAATTGATGCAGTCCGCTGATATTGCGCTGGTACACGCGAAAGCCAAACTGGCCGATACTCATTCCAATCACGGCATGGTGCCGGGTGGTGGTAGCACGCAGCGACTTCCCCGCCTGGTTGGCCGGCAACGGGCGCTCGCACACATTCTCACCGGCGACAGGCTCTCCGCGGATCAGGCAGTGGCCTGGGGGCTCGCTTATCGCGCTCTGCCGGCGGACACGTTCGATGCGGATGTGGACGCGTTTGCCGAAGCTCTGGCGGCCAAGGACCCCGTTGCACTAGGGCGCAGCAAGCGACTCGTCTACGCGGGGCTTCGTTTGCCGCTGGCGGACGGACTGTCTCTGGAGCATCGCACCGTTCTCGATCATCTCAGTGAGGATTCGAGCGGCACAGGCATTGACGAATTCACCAACAAGGATCAACGAAGGAGCACGCCATGA
- a CDS encoding enoyl-CoA hydratase/isomerase family protein, whose product MTENLIPDGPVLLDLESNGVARLRLNRPEASNGMDVGFLQALHAAVLRCHGEPRVRVVVITGEGKHFCAGGDVRTFASKGEALPDYLREATAWLQIATSALMQLQVPVIASVHGFAAGGGGLGLVCAADFVIAEETAKFMSGAVRVGMAPDGGVSVTLTQLVGLRKAAEILLTNPTLDAQTALEIGLITSVVPAGELAKRTDEYAAQFTELAPLAVGATKRLLWGGVGATVADRLAEEARTVSELSGTADSREGLAAVLERRAPKFVGR is encoded by the coding sequence ATGACTGAAAATTTGATCCCCGATGGGCCTGTGCTGCTGGACCTCGAGTCCAATGGTGTTGCCAGGCTGCGTCTTAACCGACCTGAAGCATCCAACGGAATGGACGTCGGATTCCTCCAGGCCCTGCATGCTGCGGTGCTGCGGTGTCATGGCGAGCCGCGGGTGAGGGTTGTCGTCATCACCGGGGAAGGCAAGCACTTCTGTGCCGGCGGTGACGTCCGCACCTTCGCCTCCAAGGGCGAGGCGCTGCCGGATTACCTCCGCGAGGCCACAGCGTGGCTGCAAATCGCGACCTCGGCTCTGATGCAACTTCAGGTCCCGGTCATCGCCTCGGTGCATGGTTTCGCTGCAGGTGGCGGCGGGTTGGGCCTGGTGTGCGCTGCAGATTTCGTGATCGCCGAGGAAACTGCCAAGTTCATGTCCGGCGCCGTCCGCGTGGGTATGGCTCCCGATGGTGGTGTGTCGGTGACCCTCACTCAGCTCGTGGGTCTGCGCAAGGCCGCCGAAATCCTGTTGACCAACCCGACTCTCGACGCGCAGACCGCGCTGGAGATCGGTCTCATCACATCCGTCGTTCCCGCTGGAGAGCTCGCGAAGCGCACCGACGAGTACGCCGCACAATTCACCGAGCTCGCCCCACTTGCGGTCGGAGCGACCAAGCGACTGCTCTGGGGAGGCGTGGGCGCCACCGTAGCCGACCGGCTTGCAGAAGAGGCGCGCACGGTTTCCGAACTGTCGGGGACTGCAGACTCCCGCGAGGGACTCGCCGCGGTTCTCGAGCGTCGCGCGCCGAAATTCGTGGGCCGCTGA
- a CDS encoding enoyl-CoA hydratase/isomerase family protein, giving the protein MEPESTVLVEDRGTTRLITLNRPDKRNAIDLILRVELAVALEAAMSVESVRVVVLTGAGKAFCSGGDISTMDRQIAEKTVIRAQAAQRVIRAIWGGSKPVIAAVEGFAFGAGVSLAMACDRVVVSEDAVLSTAFTGVGLAGDMGIFYSLPSRVGTAVARQLMMLPKRLSAVEGLGLGMVDETVPAGTALERALSDAELIAAAPPLALREMKWIWSRGAVAPMDLLDLEVEAQARLFDTEDFAEGVEAFTAKRPAVFRGR; this is encoded by the coding sequence ATGGAGCCGGAATCGACGGTCCTCGTCGAAGATCGTGGCACCACTCGTCTGATCACCCTCAATCGCCCGGACAAACGAAACGCCATCGACCTGATATTGCGGGTGGAGCTGGCCGTGGCTCTGGAAGCAGCAATGTCCGTGGAGTCCGTTCGGGTAGTCGTGCTGACCGGCGCCGGCAAAGCCTTCTGTTCAGGTGGGGACATCTCCACCATGGACCGCCAGATCGCGGAGAAGACCGTCATTCGCGCTCAGGCTGCCCAGCGTGTGATCCGGGCGATCTGGGGCGGTTCCAAGCCTGTCATCGCGGCCGTCGAAGGCTTTGCGTTCGGTGCGGGCGTCTCGCTCGCGATGGCCTGCGACCGAGTGGTTGTCAGTGAAGATGCGGTCCTGAGCACGGCGTTCACCGGCGTCGGACTGGCGGGGGACATGGGAATCTTCTACTCGTTGCCGTCTCGGGTGGGGACTGCGGTGGCGCGGCAGTTGATGATGCTGCCGAAACGACTGTCTGCCGTGGAGGGCCTGGGCCTGGGCATGGTCGACGAGACGGTGCCGGCAGGCACCGCACTCGAGCGCGCGTTGTCCGATGCCGAACTGATTGCTGCCGCGCCTCCGCTGGCGCTGCGGGAAATGAAATGGATCTGGAGCCGCGGAGCTGTGGCGCCGATGGATCTACTCGACCTCGAGGTCGAAGCTCAGGCCAGGCTCTTCGACACCGAGGACTTCGCCGAAGGAGTCGAAGCATTCACGGCGAAGCGCCCGGCTGTGTTCCGGGGCCGATAG
- a CDS encoding class I adenylate-forming enzyme family protein, giving the protein MVNSIAERRDALERQFPEWTQRSLGDWLDHRAELFGDRPLVITDEKTTTYGEIASWSRRLADGLVTLGVQPGDHVGIVMANYTEFVPVKFAVAQAGAVAIPLNFLYKAEELAYVLEQSHCTVLITMTGHAGLDYPEMLDSVAPGWDTTEGQTALPLLRHVVQVSVDGQARAGVRTLQDLEELGRENAGASAGIVVDPGSVGDILYTSGTTGSPKGVQVTHDAVQRTGYASALTRAFDDGWRVLFSLPCYHMFGYIEGLLAAMTVGGAVILQPTFDPAAYLAGIERHQVNDILCVPTMTVGILERPDIADYDLSSLRALLSGAAPGPVWLWEKAAGLLGITEIVTGYGMTECGGAMTLNDPDDNFELTATTVGKPKLAGVAGIPERSGDLCEYRTADPVTGEFLPNGEEGELISRGPTAMLGFWDKPEETAKGLRDGWVYTGDLGIVRKDGYVQVTGRSKELYKSGGELVMPKEIEELLTAHPEVSQVYAIGVPDDRWGEVGCACVVRAPKSTITEDEVLALCREHLARFKVPKHVWFLDASELPTTTTGKIQKFRLATEAAKHIRQQ; this is encoded by the coding sequence GTGGTGAACTCGATCGCGGAACGGCGCGACGCGCTGGAGCGTCAGTTCCCCGAGTGGACACAGCGTTCGCTGGGGGACTGGCTGGATCACAGGGCAGAACTCTTCGGTGACCGACCCTTGGTCATTACCGATGAAAAGACCACTACCTACGGTGAGATTGCGAGTTGGTCGCGTCGTCTGGCAGACGGCCTTGTGACTCTCGGCGTCCAGCCCGGCGATCACGTCGGGATCGTGATGGCCAACTACACCGAATTCGTTCCGGTGAAGTTCGCGGTGGCCCAGGCCGGTGCAGTGGCGATTCCGCTCAACTTTCTCTACAAGGCAGAAGAGTTGGCCTACGTCCTGGAGCAGTCCCACTGCACAGTGCTGATCACTATGACAGGACACGCCGGTCTGGACTACCCGGAGATGCTCGATTCCGTTGCACCAGGCTGGGACACCACGGAAGGGCAGACGGCTCTGCCGTTGTTGCGACATGTCGTACAGGTCAGTGTCGACGGTCAGGCCAGGGCCGGCGTGCGCACACTTCAAGACCTGGAGGAGCTTGGTCGGGAAAACGCGGGCGCCAGCGCAGGCATTGTCGTCGACCCGGGTTCGGTAGGAGACATTCTCTACACCTCGGGAACCACCGGCTCGCCCAAGGGCGTGCAGGTAACCCATGACGCGGTCCAGCGCACCGGTTACGCGTCGGCACTGACTCGGGCCTTCGACGACGGTTGGCGCGTGCTCTTCTCGCTGCCGTGCTACCACATGTTCGGCTACATCGAGGGCCTGCTGGCCGCGATGACGGTGGGCGGCGCCGTTATTCTGCAACCCACGTTCGATCCCGCTGCCTACCTTGCCGGCATCGAACGGCATCAGGTCAACGATATTTTGTGTGTGCCGACTATGACAGTGGGCATTCTGGAACGCCCGGACATCGCAGACTACGATCTCTCCAGCCTGCGCGCATTGCTTTCGGGTGCGGCTCCCGGTCCGGTGTGGTTGTGGGAGAAGGCTGCTGGTCTTCTCGGCATCACCGAGATCGTTACCGGCTACGGTATGACCGAGTGCGGCGGAGCCATGACTCTGAATGATCCGGACGATAATTTCGAACTGACGGCTACCACGGTCGGCAAGCCCAAATTGGCCGGCGTCGCGGGAATCCCTGAGCGGTCAGGCGACTTGTGTGAGTACCGCACTGCCGACCCCGTGACGGGTGAGTTTCTTCCGAACGGCGAAGAAGGTGAACTGATTTCGAGGGGTCCCACCGCGATGCTCGGATTCTGGGACAAGCCCGAGGAGACCGCTAAAGGCCTACGTGACGGTTGGGTCTACACCGGAGACTTGGGAATCGTCCGCAAGGACGGCTACGTGCAGGTCACCGGCCGCTCCAAGGAGCTCTACAAGAGCGGCGGAGAACTGGTGATGCCCAAGGAAATCGAAGAACTGCTCACAGCCCACCCGGAAGTAAGTCAGGTGTACGCAATCGGTGTACCTGACGACAGATGGGGCGAAGTCGGCTGTGCCTGCGTAGTGCGCGCACCGAAATCGACGATCACCGAGGATGAGGTTCTGGCGCTGTGCCGGGAGCACCTGGCTCGCTTCAAGGTACCCAAGCACGTCTGGTTCCTCGACGCTTCGGAGCTGCCCACCACTACCACCGGGAAGATCCAGAAATTTCGCCTCGCCACCGAGGCAGCCAAACATATTCGTCAACAGTAA